One part of the Aspergillus luchuensis IFO 4308 DNA, chromosome 5, nearly complete sequence genome encodes these proteins:
- a CDS encoding putative MFS transporter (COG:G;~EggNog:ENOG410PM6W;~InterPro:IPR020846,IPR011701,IPR036259;~PFAM:PF07690;~SMCOG1106:major facilitator transporter;~TransMembrane:12 (i44-61o88-107i114-131o137-163i175-197o209-231i284-303o315-334i346-367o373-393i405-427o433-459i);~antiSMASH:Cluster_5.4;~go_function: GO:0022857 - transmembrane transporter activity [Evidence IEA];~go_process: GO:0055085 - transmembrane transport [Evidence IEA]) codes for MADRIITDHDAMGEKAEISHEEVAHLAQLTPEEKVLERQLRRRIDTLIMPLVILVYLMNYIDRNNYAAAKLQGLEQDLSLDEAKYETGLSILFVGYILMQVPSNLLLNYMGRPSLYLGFFTTAWGLVSALTSQVSSYGGIVACRFILGLVEAPFFAGVLFYLSKWYTKKELALRMSIFYSGSLLSGAFGNLIAAGILNGLAGKRGMSAWQWLYIIEGTITVAIGLTICAVLPDFPDTWKLLSPEMKHVANRRLAIEAAEADVDDGDKMSQIKGLKLAFTDVKTYALAIAYMSLTAASGFQNFFPTLTETLGYSHIISLLLVAPPYIFMVVYSLFHSYLSDRFAHRYWFFVGPIPITIVGFIIFMTTHSFGPRYFSFFLMVFVFAQNGTIYSWIANAIPRPPAKRAAAYAFINSLGNSASIWTPYTYLEKEAPYYYTALGVCIGMQVLGTIMATFLYFHLRSQNKRLARLEDEDAILTEKELRRLQKTADVEGIDIAAARRLQKGFRYVT; via the exons ATGGCCGACAGAATCATCACCGACCATGACGCCATGGGCGAAAAAGCCGAGATCTCTCATGAGGAGGTTGCTCATTTGGCACAGTTGAcgccggaggagaaggttttGGAGAGGCAATTGCGGCGGCGGATTGACACCCTCATAATGCCGCTGGTAATTCTGGTTTATCTGATGAATTACATCGACCG GAATAACTACGCCGCTGCGAAGCTTCAAGGATTAGAACAGGACCTCTCACTCGATGAAGCCAAGTACGAGACAGGACTGTCCATTCTATTTGTGGGCTATATCCTGATGCAGGTCCCATCAAACCTGCTCCTCAACTACATGGGCCGTCCTTCACTATACCTTGGCTTCTTCACGACAGCGTGGGGCCTCGTCTCGGCCTTAACCAGCCAGGTCTCAAGCTACGGTGGCATCGTGGCATGTCGATTCATTCTCGGCTTGGTTGAGGCACCATTCTTTGCGGGTGTTCTCTTTTACCTTTCCAAATGGTACACCAAGAAAGAATTGGCCCTTCGCATGAGTATCTTCTACTCTGGCTCATTGCTCAGCGGTGCCTTTGGAAACCTGATCGCTGCGGGCATCCTTAACGGTCTTGCCGGCAAAAGAGGCATGTCAGCCTGGCAATGGTTATACATTATCGAGGGTACCATCACTGTCGCAATCGGTCTGACCATCTGCGCTGTGCTACCCGACTTTCCCGATACCTGGAAATTGTTGTCGCCGGAGATGAAGCATGTCGCCAATCGCCGCTTGGCCATTGAAGCAGCCGAAGCGGATGTTGACGACGGCGACAAGATGAGCCAAATCAAAGGTCTGAAGCTAGCCTTTACGGACGTCAAGACCTATGCCCTGGCCATTGCGTACATGTCTCTCACGGCCGCAAGTGGGTTCCAAAACTTCTTTCCAACTTTGACAGAAACCCTGGGGTATAGCCATATCATCTCTCTGCTCTTGGTAGCACCACCATACATATTCATGGTGGTATACAGTCTCTTCCACTCCTATCTCTCCGATCGTTTCGCCCATCGATACTGGTTCTTTGTCggccccatccccatcaccatcgtGGGGTTTATTATCTTCATGACCACCCATTCCTTCGGGCCTCGGTATTTCTCATTCTTCCTCATGGTCTTTGTCTTTGCCCAGAACGGCACGATATACTCATGGATCGCGAATGCGATTCCCCGACCTCCCGCCAAACGCGCTGCCGCATATGCGTTCATCAACTCTCTGGGAAACTCAGCCAGTATCTGGACTCCGTATACCTATCTGGAAAAGGAGGCTCCGTATTACTACACGGCCTTGGGGGTGTGCATCGGAATGCAAGTTCTAGGCACTATCATGGCGACGTTCCTGTACTTCCATCTACGATCGCAAAACAAGCGATTGGCACgcctggaggatgaagatgcgatTTTGACTGAGAAAGAACTTCGTCGACTACAGAAGACGGCAGATGTAGAGGGCATCGACATCGCGGCCGCCCGCCGGCTCCAGAAGGGGTTCCGATATGTAACTTGA
- a CDS encoding uncharacterized protein (COG:S;~EggNog:ENOG410PVFN;~InterPro:IPR036864,IPR021858,IPR001138;~PFAM:PF00172;~antiSMASH:Cluster_5.4;~go_function: GO:0000981 - DNA-binding transcription factor activity, RNA polymerase II-specific [Evidence IEA];~go_function: GO:0008270 - zinc ion binding [Evidence IEA];~go_process: GO:0006355 - regulation of transcription, DNA-templated [Evidence IEA]) — protein MATHDSQPILVSDHLRSKPALTSGQLTRQLRSCKACRFRKVKCDRVKPCHACCAHGHPSKCHYDTSPEDSLQPISQADEIRNLREEIRELTASLHNCEQRIKSSRRRAQLQGLVNAIRLAPPNAVNRLVAQIRKHRGETNEVAIPVGPLNGTEAEHGPVVLRRSHSYDSDDDSLDSEDEVFSLSGSRSSSEESEDSSYGSISHIGSWKPMLDVFIERFVDAFSPVVQSKTGQAGALRRAAEIRMFSPILVDAFESVSIAYFGRSIQDKNLEAAGFRLYPRVLRSLQQALQDPQRSKAESTLVTVTLLMAFESVERTTQVSLIAHVHGALRLIEHRGPENHIHGVEHLLYTELRPYWVAAAIVSRTPSALASPDWINLPWSANPDRRDILHYLLDLAVEIPGLLWQFDDIEAALKSGMYSPHEIGVKQASLWSGVADLTDRFRQWKVQWVDNNPDGPPQEVEVSPDDTFPRFHCRDFRTRGIITPPIFVYRDLRLAQTMCLYYSTRLILSSADTRPTDRVGPLEQYSLGCGICRSLEWYIVNAPGNMINRLAFPVRVAWEVFPDGGPERQFMYEVLKLVERRHALGLWGSNMSEISPRAGPPRSQSPEMATGA, from the exons ATGGCCACCCACGATTCGCAGCCAATCTTGGTCTCCGATCACCTCCGGAGTAAGCCCGCCCTTACGTCGGGTCAATTGACCCGTCAATTGCGATCTTGCAAGGCCTGCCGGTTCCGGAAAGTCAAG TGTGATCGAGTCAAGCCCTGCCATGCATGCTGTGCGCATGGTCACCCGTCCAAATGCCACTACGATACCAGTCCGGAAGATTCCCTGCAACCCATCAGTCAAGCCGATGAGATCCGTAACCTCCGGGAGGAAATCCGTGAGCTAACAGCCAGCCTTCATAACTGTG AACAACGGATCAAGTCTTCACGGCGGCGAGCCCAGCTACAAGGCCTCGTCAACGCCATCCGCTTAGCCCCGCCAAATGCCGTCAATCGACTCGTCGCCCAAATCCGAAAGCATCGCGGGGAAACAAATGAAGTGGCAATCCCGGTGGGACCGTTGAATGGAACGGAAG CAGAACATGGCCCTGTCGTTCTTCGTCGGTCCCATTCATACGATAGCGACGACGATTCATTGGATTCGGAAGACGAGGTGTTCTCGCTCTCTGGCAGTCGGTCTTCATCAGAAGAGAGCGAGGACTCAAGCTATGGTTCGATAAGTCACATTGGATCGTGGAAGCCGATGCTGGATGTGTTTATTGAACGCTTCGTGGATGCTTTCAGTCCGGTAGTCCAATCCAAGACAGGACAGGCTGGTGCACTACGACGGGCTGCCGAGATACGCATGTTTTCGCCGATTCTCGTAGATGCGTTCGAATCCGTCTCCATAGCATACTTTGGACGGTCTATTCAGGATAAGAATCTTGAAGCAGCTGGCTTCCGCCTATACCCCCGTGTGCTGCGGAGTTTGCAGCAGGCGTTGCAGGATCCCCAGCGCAGCAAGGCTGAGTCGACGCTAGTGACGGTGACCCTTTTGATGGCCTTTGAG AGCGTGGAACGAACTACACAAGTGTCGCTAATTGCGCACGTTCACGGTGCACTGCGCCTGATTGAGCATCGAGGACCAGAAAATCACATACATGGGGTGGAGCATTTGCTGTATACCGAGCTGCGTCCTTATTGG GTCGCTGCGGCTATTGTCAGTCGAACTCCTTCCGCCCTCGCAAGCCCGGACTGGATCAACTTGCCTTGGTCAGCCAACCCTGACCGAAGAGACATCCTGCATTACTTGCTAGACTTGGCGGTTGAGATCCCTGGCCTGCTCTGGCAATTTGACGATATTGAGGCTGCTCTCAAATCGGGCATGTACAGCCCACATGAGATTGGCGTGAAGCAAGCCTCACTGTGGAGCGGTGTCGCTGACCTGACCGACCGCTTCCGCCAGTGGAAAGTTCAATGGGTTGATAACAACCCGGATGGGCCACCGCAGGAAGTCGAAGTCTCACCGGACGACACATTTCCTCGATTCCATTGCCGGGACTTTCGCACCCGGGGTATAATCACACCCCCAATATTTGTTTATCGGGACCTCCGTCTCGCACAAACCATGTGTCTCTACTACTCCACCCGATTGATTCTCTCGTCCGCCGACACGCGACCAACTGATCGCGTTGGACCTTTGGAACAATACTCCTTGGGTTGTGGCATTTGCCGGTCCTTGGAATGGTACATAGTCAATGCCCCAGGAAACATGATTAACCGACTTGCGTTCCCGGTCAGGGTGGCCTGGGAGGTGTTCCCGGATGGAGGGCCGGAACGGCAGTTCATGTATGAGGTGCTGAAATTGGTTGAGCGGCGGCATGCCCTAGGCCTTTGGGGGAGCAACATGTCCGAGATTTCTCCTCGGGCCGGACCCCCACGAAGCCAGTCTCCTGAGATGGCCACAGGAGCATGA
- a CDS encoding uncharacterized protein (COG:S;~EggNog:ENOG410Q2C0;~SECRETED:SignalP(1-21);~antiSMASH:Cluster_5.4) — MRYSSVAIPLALAARAAAVESDVWAFGNGFYTGPPTNAHITRATWSLVPPDVPSNYTVNNTDDEVWVSLWIGLSSTAGDYDADLYQPLLNWSPDNESQGCPAPDDEWCVAASTYTPDGQNGQAYVTVPADTQVDFEVYVENNKVYQVVTMNGKTVSKESDALDNPLLYLYSGDECYTGSGDCGTLQSYSWNNLTIHLSAADENFGDTLSLYSGSSSNGLTTSDKGKTWHTDAIKISKDTFATVSDY; from the exons ATGCGCTACTCCTCCGTCGCTATTCCTCTGGCCCTCGCTGCCCGCGCCGCTGCCGTCGAGAGTGATGTCTGGGCCTTCGGAAACGGCTTCTACACCGGTCCTCCCACCAACGCGCACATCACCAGAGCCACCTGGTCCTTGGTGCCCCCGGATGTTCCCTCGAACTACACTGTGAACAACACTGACGATGAGGTCTGGGTGTCGCTGTGGATTGgtctctcctccaccgcggGTGACTACGACGCCGATCTCTACCAGCCCCTACTGAACTGGTCTCCCGACAACGAGTCCCA GGGCTGCCCCGCCCCGGATGACGAGTGGTGTGTCGCCGCTAGCACGTACACTCCTG ATGGTCAGAATGGCCAAGCCTACGTGACTGTCCCCGCCGACACCCAGGTCGACTTTGAGG TCTACGTTGAAAACAACAAGGTCTACCAGGTCGTCACCATGAACGGCAAGACCGTCTCCAAGGAGAGCGACG CTCTCGacaaccccctcctctacctctacTCCGGAGATGAGTGCTACACCGGCTCCGGTGACTGCGGTACCCTCCAGTCATACA GCTGGAACaacctcaccatccaccTGAGCGCCGCCGACGAGAACTTCGGTGACACCCTCTCCCTGTACAGCGGTTCCTCCTCGAATGGACTCACTACCTCCGACAAGGGCAAGACCTGGCACACCGATGCTATCAAGATCTCCAAGGACACTTTCGCCACTGTTTCCGACTACTAA
- a CDS encoding uncharacterized protein (COG:S;~EggNog:ENOG410PRZG;~InterPro:IPR024652,IPR008949;~PFAM:PF06330;~antiSMASH:Cluster_5.4;~go_function: GO:0016838 - carbon-oxygen lyase activity, acting on phosphates [Evidence IEA]) codes for MMDSIAQYRQQLVQLSSTVAEVSEEPSTMFSLLTSVFEEFDREFPTACANKLFASVVNSLSSLELEYGQSAIFSSVVSPTFPKYFRNMYGSSEAYVYFLLPHEVSSMSRLKRLLQAAPELLDNTDEINDLFSFYKESVVGLERETFVYQKARVDGSSAYQTSQMLSGEILRRERLIQSILQSDPVLAHLASMYIRGQIACYLSSERLRPSELA; via the coding sequence ATGATGGATTCTATCGCCCAGTACCGCCAACAGTTGGTGCAGCTCAGCAGCACGGTTGCAGAGGTGTCCGAAGAGCCATCCACTATGTTTTCTTTGTTGACCAGCGTTTTTGAGGAATTCGACAGGGAGTTCCCAACTGCGTGTGCCAACAAGCTGTTTGCAAGCGTAGTGAATTCACTGTCCAGCCTCGAGCTGGAGTATGGCCAGTCGGCAATATTCTCGTCCGTCGTCTCACCAACATTTCCCAAGTATTTTCGAAACATGTATGGCAGTTCAGAGGCATATGTCTACTTTCTCCTACCCCACGAAGTCAGCAGTATGTCGCGACTCAAGCGCCTGTTACAGGCAGCGCCCGAATTGCTGGACAACACCGATGAGATCAATGATTTGTTCTCGTTCTATAAGGAGTCagtggtgggtttggagcGGGAGACGTTTGTCTATCAAAAGGCCCGCGTTGATGGGTCATCTGCGTACCAGACCTCGCAAATGCTGAGTGGCGAAATCCTACGCCGCGAGAGATTGATTCAAAGCATTCTTCAGTCTGATCCAGTACTCGCACACCTGGCCTCGATGTATATCCGCGGCCAGATCGCATGTTATCTCTCCTCGGAAAGGTTGAGGCCTTCGGAGCTGGCGTGA